In Caloramator sp. E03, the sequence GCATTAAAAAGTCTACCTTAAGCAACCCCATTTTTGAAGGATAATAAAGGCATTGGAAAGTTTCCCTTGCTGATTGCAAAAGCTCTAACTTGATTTTATCAAGTTTATCTAAAGCTTTTTGATATTGAGGATCGCTGTCTTTTACATTCTCATCCTTCATCCTTTTAATTATTGCATTTATTGCCTTATGCTCCTTTGCCTTTGTATATAGATTTTCCATAGTTCTTCTTTGCCCTGTTAAAAACATTATCCTGTTTTTAAATCTTTGATAATTATAAAAATCTTTAACTTCAGGGTTTAAATCATTAGCAAACTCATAAGGCTCAACTATTACAAGGGATACTTTGTCCTGCTCAAGCTCAATTTCATCTAATGCAGGAAATACATATAGCTTTTGGTAACAGTCTTGTAAACTTGGTTTAAATTTATCTTCAAGGAATAATCTAAGCTCCTTTTTTGCATTTTCATTGTCATAAGAATCTATAAGGGAATTCATTTCTGCTATTATATTTTTAGTGTTTTGGAAATATATTCTGCCGTCCCTGTCTGTATTAAGATACCATGCTTTCATTGCAAGTTCTTGAAGTGCTCTTTTTACCCTTGTTATATCTTTATCAGGCTCACAAAGATAACCTATTATTTCATGTTCTGAAAGTCCAAGGAGTGCATGGGGTACATCTGCAAGGGATGCTATTAATATTATTTTGCTTATATCCTGCATAGATGTTTCGTTAAAACTGCTGTCATAAATTTGTGCTACTGCTTTTCCGTTTGATGCTATATCATGGGATATTGCATTGGATAGGGAAGGCTTTATCTGTGTTATTGCTGTAAACATTTCATGGTCGTTAAGATTAAAATCATAAACATTAACTAAATATTTCTTTGAGGCTAATGGCTCATCTCCTTTATAAAGCTGATTTATTATTATTCTCATAAGCCTTATAAGACCTCTTGTCTGCTGGAAACCTGGGTTTTCTTTAAATCTTGCATATAAATCTTTTATTACTGGATGAAAAGGATATGAATCTTTAATTCCAATAAATATCTGGTCTGCTGATATGCTTGTATATCCCATCTGCCTTGCTTCATTTACTGCAGATTTATATGCATTTGCAATTTCATTTATTTCATCATTATTGGGAAGTTCTTTAAAAAGCCTTTTTCTTAAAATATGATATACTTCGTCTGATGACTGCTGAACTGGCTCTATGTTTAGTGCAAAACGGTTTATTTCTCCTTCAAGTTCTTTAAAGGATGACTGTAAAAGCTCACTTCCGCTTTCATAGCTTGCCCTAAGATCAGATATAACAAGGCACACATTTGAGAGCTCTTCCTTTGCTATGGCATTGAAGAGATTGGCAAGTGCTGTTGTTGTAATTACTGCAAGATTAGTATCCCCTACGACTCTTGATTTTGCATTTTCAAGATATGGAGGAAGTTCATCAAGAAGTATAAGCAGAGGCTCACCCTTTAAAAGGTTAACCCATGCTGATTGACCTGGTGCCTGAAGAGGAGAATAGTAGTCTTTGAAATATTCTTTTTTGCCAAGCTGCTCTGCAATTGAACCCCATATTCCAAAGGGGGCATCCGATTCTCGCCCTGTAAAGGCAACGACTTTTATCTCCCCAAGGGGACTATAATTGAATTTTTCACCAAGTATTTTATTCCTAAGCTTTGGATATTTAGCGAGAAGACCTAAAGCTATCATGTTGTGAGTTTTACCGCCGCCCATAGACTGGGTAAGTTTTATTATCCCTGTTTGTCCTTGTCTGTGAAATCTTTTAAAAGCTGTATCAAATAATATGCTCATGCCTTGAGTTATAAAGTTTTCCTCAAAAAATTCCTCAGGATTTATCCTGTTTTTTATTAAATTTGTTAAATCTATTACATCATCTCTTTTAGTTTCATCAAAAACGCTGTCCCGCGGCCTGCAAAGTTCAAATAAAGTTTTCATCTCCCCACACCCTTTCCTTTATTATCATAATTTATTATATACCAATGCGACATTATATACAATTATTATCAATAAAATGAAAAATATAGAAAAAATGTAGGGAAAGTTGTTTTTTAATAAGAATCACTTTATAAGTATTCTGATATCATATCATAAAAATAATCAAATATATCATAAAATTTGTTAAAGGTACTTTGTAAATTATCATAATCTACATAATTATTTTTAGAAAAATATAATTTACCCTTGTTATTCATAAGATATCTGAATACATCACCATTTGCATCTATGCTATCAATTTCATTTATAAATTCATCTATTTCATTTATATCAATATCTTCTGTTGAAAACTTTATTATTTTTGTCTTATAGCCTTGAATTTGTTTTATAAAATCTTCACTTTTTGTAATATTAAGAATTTCTTTTACTTTCTCCCATAAACTATTTAATTCATGCCCACTTTTGCTTTTTATTTTTTCAGGTAGCTGCCCATAGAATCTTAAATATATGCTTTTTAGGCTAATTTCAATACTATGCCTATATAAAAATAGTATTGGGAAAATATATGTGTCTAATATTTTTAAATCTGCATTGGAATTTTTAACAATATCAAGAATTGGGGGACGGTTACTTATTTTGCACAATTCTCATCTTAAAAATTTATATTTGAAATTCGGATTAACTATGCTACATGCTACCCCTTAAAATATTTTAATTTAATATAAAATAATAAGTAACAATTCATCATCCTTGGTGCCTGGCTCCGGAGATGAAGAAGAGGGCAAAAAAGTACGGCCAAGAACTATTTTATGAATAATTCTTAACCGTACTTTTTCCAATAAAAATTTTTAATAAGCCTTATAAAAATTTAATTAAGATTCATATCCCACAAATTAACTAATAATTATTTTATATCAATGCTCACTTCCTGCATTATTCCCTTACATGCTCTTTCTATTTTAATCTTTAATAGTTTCGTTTTAGGATAAAGATTTGTTATAACAATGTTTTGACTCCCTTTATCATTATCTCTTTCAAATCCATAAGAAGCCACATTACATTTTCTCCCTTGCTCATCATAAACATCACCAAAATCAATTCCTCCAACATAATTATATTTTATCGCATTTTTATTAATTTCTTCATCAGTAATTTCAAATCCTAAGTTGAGCTCATTATTTCCCTTATTTATATATTTTAGTCCTATTCCATAGCCAGCACTATCTATAAGTTTATTATTTTCAATATCAACAGTAATATAATCATCCCTGTTAGGGATAAAATATATCCCATCAAAGCATAGCCTTAGGTGATTTGAATTTGAAAAAAACGGGCTCTCAAATATATATTTGTTTTCACATTCGTTTTTTTCAGATATAGTTGAAAGATAGTTTTTATAAACAGTACCTTTTTCATCTATAATATGAGCATTTACCAATCTAAAAGACTTATATTTATCACTGTTAAAGGAAACATTAATCTCGCATGTTGCAGGGGAAATCTTAACTTCTCCAATTTTTACTTTAATATCACCAATTAATAATTCCTTATTAATTGAGTAGTTATCTGTTTGCCTTCCTGAATAATCGGGGATTTTAATCTCAACCTTCCAGCTCCCTTCAATACTTGTATAATTATCCTCATCATTATGTTTTATGTCTATCATATCAGAACTTAAATATATAATTGGAGGGATTTGTTTATTTTCTATAAAATGAACATCGATGCTGCCTTTAAATAAATTATGATTATCATTTGGAGTTAACATGCCATAACT encodes:
- a CDS encoding DUF499 domain-containing protein, which produces MKTLFELCRPRDSVFDETKRDDVIDLTNLIKNRINPEEFFEENFITQGMSILFDTAFKRFHRQGQTGIIKLTQSMGGGKTHNMIALGLLAKYPKLRNKILGEKFNYSPLGEIKVVAFTGRESDAPFGIWGSIAEQLGKKEYFKDYYSPLQAPGQSAWVNLLKGEPLLILLDELPPYLENAKSRVVGDTNLAVITTTALANLFNAIAKEELSNVCLVISDLRASYESGSELLQSSFKELEGEINRFALNIEPVQQSSDEVYHILRKRLFKELPNNDEINEIANAYKSAVNEARQMGYTSISADQIFIGIKDSYPFHPVIKDLYARFKENPGFQQTRGLIRLMRIIINQLYKGDEPLASKKYLVNVYDFNLNDHEMFTAITQIKPSLSNAISHDIASNGKAVAQIYDSSFNETSMQDISKIILIASLADVPHALLGLSEHEIIGYLCEPDKDITRVKRALQELAMKAWYLNTDRDGRIYFQNTKNIIAEMNSLIDSYDNENAKKELRLFLEDKFKPSLQDCYQKLYVFPALDEIELEQDKVSLVIVEPYEFANDLNPEVKDFYNYQRFKNRIMFLTGQRRTMENLYTKAKEHKAINAIIKRMKDENVKDSDPQYQKALDKLDKIKLELLQSARETFQCLYYPSKMGLLKVDFLMQFVGNEYSGEKQIKEILMQRQKFTTDLDDEKLRIKCEARLFTQKEMRWQDIKERAATNAEWQWYEPSALDNLLQNMLRKDIWRQSGGYIDKGPFPKEKTNVLIQQIRYDEDTGEAVLRLTPQYGDKIYYEIDGTATSASNLVDNPNEFKTKELKLSFVCIDSTGEHETGDAVFWNNKITVKGRIYDKNGKKVLELKGSPNVDIKFTTDGSNPKENGGIYEGEVEIPDNAVYVIAIAEGKGIYSEPIQIKIEKGAVNSREIDKTKKLTLIKTYMFQDTKSTYEEIGMLKKHGVQLCDVRLAIFKNDTSSKDGWIDLSMGKGIICSAESVEGVLEGLRNSLIKEGSVNITFEYNKAIFETGQRFLDYIADKKKTLNEFEEREIIQ
- a CDS encoding DUF4179 domain-containing protein; the protein is MDNFKMEIENIKIPDKLDDTIEKSLKRAKKRRRINFIRNLSTSIAVVLAVFTLAVNTSSVFAQSMMRIPIIKNIVQLVSFDKGLENAVKEGYINTIDKSAEDKGIKVTVDNIIFDDKRLVILYSIETQEPYNDIYMRRIELADEKGKGIEGCTLSYGMLTPNDNHNLFKGSIDVHFIENKQIPPIIYLSSDMIDIKHNDEDNYTSIEGSWKVEIKIPDYSGRQTDNYSINKELLIGDIKVKIGEVKISPATCEINVSFNSDKYKSFRLVNAHIIDEKGTVYKNYLSTISEKNECENKYIFESPFFSNSNHLRLCFDGIYFIPNRDDYITVDIENNKLIDSAGYGIGLKYINKGNNELNLGFEITDEEINKNAIKYNYVGGIDFGDVYDEQGRKCNVASYGFERDNDKGSQNIVITNLYPKTKLLKIKIERACKGIMQEVSIDIK